A stretch of the Chlorobiota bacterium genome encodes the following:
- a CDS encoding choice-of-anchor D domain-containing protein, whose product MKKIYSYLFVLSAILLFCNNVAKAQVWTNYSRTNSVGAAPMDPSGGTEVWPSGTQYSQNYGTTMPSTPIPFPFTLDCRTWNYVGITQNGFLTLYNTPTFTNYPYPYMNGIYAYNYGYTTPPYMNGPTLTALNDYMIVQDGGVSYKTFGSSPNRIFQVTWNVKSFDQVYNGFGGNSNLLQVRIYEGTNKVEMYLDAASYNGTYNGRYSTMACIFNYGGASPYIVNVVKPYFTYTTAMPFGQYYTGIPTGALFTYTPPLPILIGNLPSSPSVSPVGTDEMLSAVPASGTVLYSTTIYSGTGGAAPFPITMTNGGTSGRTYSFRITRDPSISPGEYQFVPSCSTGTGSSVSVSATTHPTQGTFEPNSFFSVFLNPGQSITPCMQFTPTCGGTRKATLTVSDGCSGSDYALRAVASDRVVVSDPGMDIGRAPGALGCGAALMDGRVNPGYQVPFGSNGIFTPVRFRNTASSPLVINTAEIMGAGRSQYQFSTSGTASGPWVNTPAASISIPGGGTFDWYIQFTPDKHGCRPASLQLKYDCITCEFNLYGVGAGKAATFSVDGVDINDGRFAGYATTPEQCSQEMVTIPINLSNYGTQNVNITDLKVYALETGISQGSPQYALSSPLKSVSDYFVTTNTPISPTTSPLNLLVPGPTGVYAALPNIQACKSDKILYLTFSPTLAGKRYARIFLQTDATNFSGKDANGVVVPGMLNLDLYGKGTGAFMSDIAGKRPGDVMYPDTKVGMESKKTITFYNSGKKCDLQITKIWMTSGDVDDVKEFNMLTDISKPFTVKAGGSITLDVTFIPQSAGTRYAVVNFRTNDATDVNTALDEKGVVRVRLVGKGIGTLIQGDDTDFGTLVENNEQEKSRKIEVNFHNQDLKPSTIVDVTITGANASDFGFTKVSLPKQILPGDDMKVLVEFAPKSGVGMKVAELNIIMNNGNTYVYPLNGEVGTRVISVKGESNPLAFGNLGVKQVSRRTVMLMNTGSVALTLTSMKVSGADASSFTLGKVARLVLDPGMSIPLEISMMGTTTGAKSAKFEVMSDGTNGTQEIMLQGLVSNTIKRDTNGKVIK is encoded by the coding sequence ATGAAAAAAATCTATTCTTATTTATTTGTTTTGTCAGCAATATTATTGTTTTGTAATAATGTTGCCAAAGCACAAGTCTGGACTAATTACAGCCGCACCAATTCGGTAGGTGCAGCACCAATGGATCCATCTGGTGGTACTGAAGTTTGGCCTAGTGGAACTCAGTATTCACAAAATTATGGCACAACAATGCCTTCAACTCCAATACCATTTCCTTTTACATTAGATTGTAGAACATGGAATTATGTAGGAATTACACAAAATGGATTTTTAACGTTGTATAACACTCCTACTTTTACTAATTATCCATATCCATATATGAATGGTATCTATGCGTATAATTATGGTTATACAACTCCACCATATATGAATGGTCCAACATTAACTGCATTAAATGATTACATGATTGTTCAAGATGGAGGTGTTAGTTATAAAACTTTTGGATCATCACCAAATAGAATCTTTCAAGTAACATGGAACGTAAAATCATTTGATCAAGTTTATAATGGTTTTGGTGGAAATTCTAACTTATTGCAAGTTAGAATTTATGAAGGTACAAATAAAGTTGAAATGTACTTAGATGCAGCAAGTTATAACGGAACATATAATGGGCGTTACTCTACAATGGCATGTATTTTTAATTATGGAGGTGCTTCACCATACATTGTAAATGTTGTTAAACCATATTTTACATATACAACCGCAATGCCTTTTGGGCAGTATTACACAGGAATACCTACAGGAGCATTATTTACTTATACACCACCTCTTCCAATTTTAATTGGTAATTTACCATCATCACCATCAGTATCTCCAGTTGGAACAGATGAAATGTTATCAGCAGTACCAGCATCGGGAACAGTATTATATTCAACTACAATTTATAGTGGAACAGGTGGGGCAGCTCCATTTCCAATAACAATGACAAATGGTGGAACATCTGGTCGAACTTATAGCTTTCGAATAACACGAGATCCTTCAATATCCCCAGGTGAATATCAATTTGTTCCAAGTTGTTCTACAGGTACGGGGTCATCAGTATCTGTATCAGCAACAACACATCCAACACAAGGCACGTTTGAACCAAATAGTTTCTTCTCTGTTTTTTTAAATCCAGGGCAGTCAATAACACCTTGTATGCAGTTTACTCCAACTTGCGGAGGAACTAGAAAAGCAACATTAACTGTTAGTGATGGATGTTCAGGAAGTGATTATGCTTTAAGAGCAGTTGCATCAGACAGAGTAGTAGTAAGTGATCCTGGTATGGATATTGGTAGAGCACCTGGTGCATTAGGTTGTGGTGCTGCATTAATGGATGGAAGAGTTAACCCAGGTTATCAAGTTCCATTCGGTTCAAATGGAATATTTACACCAGTTAGATTTAGAAATACTGCTTCATCACCATTAGTAATTAATACTGCAGAGATTATGGGAGCTGGAAGAAGTCAATATCAATTCAGCACATCTGGAACAGCTTCTGGACCTTGGGTAAATACACCAGCTGCAAGTATTTCAATTCCTGGAGGAGGAACATTTGATTGGTATATTCAGTTTACACCAGACAAACATGGTTGCCGTCCAGCTTCATTACAATTGAAATATGATTGTATTACATGTGAATTCAATTTATATGGTGTGGGTGCAGGAAAAGCTGCAACATTTAGTGTTGACGGTGTTGATATCAATGATGGCAGATTTGCAGGTTATGCAACAACTCCAGAACAGTGTTCACAAGAGATGGTTACAATACCAATTAATTTATCAAATTATGGAACTCAAAACGTTAATATAACAGACTTAAAAGTTTATGCATTAGAAACAGGAATATCTCAAGGTAGTCCTCAATATGCATTATCTTCTCCTTTAAAAAGTGTTTCTGATTATTTCGTAACAACTAACACTCCAATAAGCCCAACAACTTCACCATTGAATTTGTTAGTACCAGGACCAACAGGAGTTTATGCAGCATTACCAAATATCCAAGCGTGTAAGAGTGACAAGATTTTATATTTAACTTTCTCACCAACATTAGCAGGAAAGCGTTATGCAAGAATATTCTTACAAACAGACGCAACTAACTTTAGTGGTAAAGATGCAAATGGTGTGGTTGTTCCAGGAATGTTAAATTTAGATTTATATGGCAAAGGAACTGGAGCATTTATGTCAGATATAGCAGGCAAACGCCCAGGCGATGTAATGTATCCTGATACTAAAGTTGGAATGGAGAGCAAAAAAACAATTACATTCTACAATTCAGGAAAGAAATGTGATTTGCAAATAACAAAAATTTGGATGACATCAGGTGATGTAGATGATGTTAAAGAATTTAATATGTTAACAGACATAAGCAAACCATTTACAGTAAAAGCAGGAGGAAGCATAACTTTGGATGTAACATTCATACCACAATCAGCAGGCACAAGATATGCAGTTGTAAATTTCAGAACAAACGATGCAACAGATGTAAATACAGCATTGGATGAGAAAGGAGTAGTGAGAGTAAGATTGGTAGGAAAAGGTATAGGAACATTGATCCAAGGAGATGATACAGATTTTGGAACATTAGTAGAGAATAATGAGCAAGAAAAATCAAGAAAGATAGAGGTAAATTTCCATAACCAAGACTTGAAACCATCAACAATAGTAGATGTAACAATAACTGGAGCAAATGCAAGTGATTTTGGATTCACAAAAGTAAGTTTACCAAAACAGATTTTACCAGGAGATGATATGAAAGTATTGGTAGAGTTTGCACCAAAGAGTGGAGTAGGAATGAAAGTTGCAGAGTTAAACATAATAATGAATAATGGCAACACATATGTATATCCATTAAATGGAGAAGTAGGTACAAGAGTAATAAGTGTTAAAGGAGAAAGTAATCCATTAGCATTTGGCAACTTGGGAGTAAAACAAGTATCACGCAGAACAGTAATGTTAATGAATACAGGAAGTGTAGCATTAACATTAACATCAATGAAAGTAAGTGGAGCAGATGCGTCATCATTCACATTAGGAAAAGTAGCAAGATTAGTATTAGATCCTGGAATGAGTATCCCATTAGAAATAAGTATGATGGGAACAACAACAGGAGCAAAGAGTGCTAAATTTGAAGTAATGAGCGATGGAACAAACGGCACACAAGAAATAATGTTACAAGGTTTAGTTTCAAATACAATTAAGAGAGATACTAATGGAAAAGTTATTAAGTAA
- a CDS encoding DedA family protein, with protein MNYLILFAWSLAAASVLPISSEPYFFKVVLSEKVILIPLLIASIGNIIGGISTFCLGKKGGEIILNKLSDENKSRYNNAVKMVNKYGPCSLLLSWVPFIGDVIVAIGGALKLPLFQSIIYLSIGKVLRFFLIALIAIKFVT; from the coding sequence ATGAATTATTTAATATTATTTGCTTGGTCTTTAGCTGCAGCAAGTGTATTACCAATCTCTTCTGAACCTTATTTTTTTAAAGTAGTGTTAAGTGAAAAAGTAATTTTGATACCATTACTTATTGCCTCAATTGGAAATATTATTGGTGGAATTTCAACTTTTTGTTTAGGTAAAAAAGGTGGCGAAATTATTTTAAATAAACTATCTGATGAAAACAAAAGTAGATACAATAATGCTGTTAAAATGGTAAATAAGTATGGACCATGTTCTTTACTTTTATCTTGGGTACCCTTTATTGGTGATGTTATAGTTGCTATTGGGGGTGCTTTGAAACTTCCTTTATTTCAATCAATCATTTATTTATCTATTGGTAAAGTTTTAAGATTTTTCCTAATAGCATTAATTGCTATTAAATTTGTTACTTGA
- a CDS encoding T9SS type A sorting domain-containing protein yields MKKILSNSLIIIASITSCAFTYSMLLNGNSNYLKRNFNFEEKVENPDELAYIEYLKLRDPVTNQIPEDIANKSINFVKGLPKVNNSLLSKSTVSNYSWINRGPVNVGGRTRALAFDVTNDSIILSGGVTGDLWRSVDQGMSWSRTKTPPNLPNVSCITQDTRKGKTNVWYMGSGESPLYTLLKSDTSARRSYQSDGISKSVDGGLNWKQLPSTVSKTPNKVNPFDFINKIIVPKNINDKDLIFASTIGGIMKSENGGITWNLSLGDSVKENEYSDIAITSSGTIFGSISKGKSKGLYKTIDGVNWDNISFGFIPDTCGRIVLATAPSNPNILYAIFSTSVRVNNRLVEGFKIGRYTLPLENDSLGKWEDISGLQIKTNQGSTINSQGGYCLVLAIKPDDENVIYFAGTNLYRNIDGGKSVSSTAWLGGYDPKNNSYSLDDPTKLHPDIQDIVFFPNNPKKMFVLCDGGLRFTNDNSQSFVQWNQMNNGYVTGQFYSVGVDHETVGSNVLVGGLQDNGSWATLSSDPDEPWALMNSGDGMHAQVVDSGRYFLVSTQSGKVSLAKANKKSTDKNIRVYPDSATGIFINPFATDPSDRKIIYLPLVNKIYRKLNVINNDTNKNWIKIYDGIDTYTAVGVSQNAPSNRLYFGSSNGKLYRLDNANDTNLNFTNADPVLLKSTLFPKGGWINCISVDPLNGDRAIVVFTNYNVRSLFYTIDGGINWESIGGNLEEFPNGSGSGPSCRWAQFVNRPEGLIVFVATNLGLYSSKILNGDNTNWELEGEGTPLEYAVCEMIDTRQSDGFTGIATHGKGMFSGTPFVTSIKNDYNNDYNNIMVNPNPVNSNSKIYFKDKIDFSSIKLFDVNGKFVKLIYEGIISNNVPIESKDLPNGFYNVVIRNKDFIISKKIIIKN; encoded by the coding sequence ATGAAAAAAATATTAAGTAACTCCTTAATAATAATTGCAAGTATAACATCATGTGCTTTTACTTACTCAATGTTGTTAAATGGTAATTCAAATTATTTAAAAAGAAATTTTAACTTTGAAGAAAAAGTTGAGAATCCTGATGAATTAGCTTATATAGAATACCTCAAGTTAAGAGATCCAGTAACAAACCAAATTCCAGAAGATATTGCAAACAAATCAATCAATTTTGTAAAAGGCTTACCTAAAGTAAATAATAGTTTATTATCAAAATCAACTGTTTCTAATTACAGCTGGATTAATAGAGGACCTGTAAATGTTGGAGGAAGAACAAGAGCTTTAGCATTTGATGTTACTAATGATAGCATAATATTATCTGGTGGAGTAACTGGTGATTTATGGAGATCTGTTGATCAAGGTATGTCTTGGTCAAGGACTAAAACTCCACCTAATCTACCTAATGTAAGTTGTATAACACAAGATACTAGAAAAGGAAAAACCAATGTTTGGTACATGGGTTCTGGTGAATCACCATTATATACACTATTAAAATCAGATACTTCAGCAAGAAGAAGTTATCAAAGTGATGGTATCAGTAAATCCGTTGACGGCGGATTGAATTGGAAACAATTACCAAGCACTGTTTCAAAAACTCCTAACAAAGTAAATCCATTTGACTTTATCAACAAAATAATTGTTCCAAAAAATATAAATGACAAAGATTTAATATTTGCTTCAACTATTGGAGGAATTATGAAATCTGAAAACGGAGGTATTACTTGGAATTTATCTTTGGGTGATAGTGTAAAAGAAAATGAATATTCAGATATTGCAATTACAAGCAGTGGTACAATTTTTGGTTCAATTAGTAAAGGTAAATCAAAAGGTTTATATAAAACAATAGATGGAGTTAATTGGGATAATATTTCATTTGGATTTATTCCAGATACTTGTGGAAGAATAGTGTTAGCAACTGCACCTAGCAACCCTAATATCTTATATGCAATTTTTTCAACATCTGTGAGAGTTAATAATAGACTTGTTGAAGGATTTAAAATTGGGAGATATACATTGCCTTTAGAGAATGATTCTTTAGGGAAATGGGAAGATATATCAGGGTTACAAATTAAAACTAACCAAGGATCAACTATAAACTCACAAGGTGGATATTGTTTAGTTTTAGCTATAAAGCCAGATGATGAAAATGTTATTTATTTTGCAGGAACTAATTTGTACCGAAACATTGATGGTGGTAAATCAGTTTCTTCAACAGCTTGGCTTGGTGGTTATGATCCTAAAAATAATAGTTATAGTTTAGATGATCCAACAAAATTACACCCAGATATTCAAGATATAGTTTTCTTTCCTAATAACCCAAAGAAAATGTTTGTTCTTTGTGATGGTGGTTTGAGGTTCACAAATGATAATTCTCAATCTTTTGTTCAGTGGAATCAAATGAACAACGGATATGTTACTGGTCAGTTTTATTCTGTTGGAGTTGATCATGAAACTGTAGGAAGTAATGTTTTAGTTGGAGGACTTCAAGATAATGGTTCTTGGGCTACTTTGTCTTCAGATCCTGATGAACCTTGGGCACTTATGAATAGTGGTGATGGTATGCATGCTCAAGTTGTGGATAGTGGAAGATATTTTTTAGTTTCAACTCAAAGTGGAAAAGTATCCTTAGCTAAAGCAAATAAGAAATCCACTGATAAAAATATTAGAGTTTATCCAGATTCAGCTACTGGTATTTTTATAAATCCATTTGCTACTGACCCTTCTGATAGAAAAATTATTTATCTTCCTCTAGTAAATAAAATTTATAGGAAACTAAATGTAATCAACAATGACACTAATAAAAACTGGATTAAAATTTATGATGGGATAGACACTTACACCGCTGTTGGTGTTTCTCAAAATGCTCCCTCAAATAGGCTTTACTTTGGTTCTTCTAATGGTAAATTGTATAGATTAGATAATGCTAACGATACAAATTTAAATTTTACTAATGCTGATCCAGTTTTGTTAAAATCAACTTTATTTCCAAAAGGTGGTTGGATTAATTGTATTTCTGTTGATCCTTTAAATGGTGATAGAGCTATTGTTGTTTTTACAAATTATAATGTAAGAAGTTTATTTTATACGATTGATGGTGGAATAAATTGGGAAAGTATTGGAGGAAATTTAGAAGAATTTCCAAATGGGTCTGGCTCAGGTCCTTCTTGCAGATGGGCTCAATTTGTTAATCGTCCTGAAGGCTTAATTGTTTTTGTTGCTACCAATCTTGGTTTGTATTCATCAAAGATTTTGAATGGTGATAATACAAATTGGGAACTTGAAGGTGAGGGCACTCCATTAGAATATGCAGTCTGCGAAATGATTGATACAAGGCAAAGTGATGGCTTTACTGGTATTGCAACACATGGTAAAGGGATGTTTAGTGGTACTCCTTTTGTAACTTCTATTAAAAATGACTACAATAATGATTATAATAATATAATGGTAAATCCTAATCCAGTTAATTCAAATTCAAAAATTTACTTTAAAGATAAAATTGATTTCAGTTCAATAAAATTGTTTGATGTAAATGGTAAATTTGTTAAATTAATTTATGAAGGTATTATTTCTAACAATGTTCCAATTGAAAGTAAAGACTTGCCTAATGGTTTTTACAATGTTGTGATAAGAAATAAAGATTTTATTATTTCTAAAAAAATTATTATTAAAAATTAA
- a CDS encoding ABC transporter permease subunit codes for MKIIALINDTFKEIYSKKAIVGIFLIEVIILTLTGIVLYMIQGTYANAIEVGERAKTGVSIEKIDSTKKSTDSSELALLGSTDSTTKVLDSIANVDSDSSKISSSLKLPDTISGNLNEQSSKSLIENIVIGQMSAFAGFINLAVLFLGIFISAGIIPSLMEKGTIDIHLSKPISRATLILGRAFGGVIAVGSNVLFFTLGIFVLYGIFSGVWHLPFLLWTISISMFGFCIVYSFILFLNVVTESWILPMSLAYIHVIILSAFLFAREATLFMIIKNPIFQGLINGLYYILPQTSDMTNQLAQATLTGSLSENGFIIQGVVFTIVMIILTIWRFNKKDF; via the coding sequence ATGAAAATTATTGCTTTAATAAACGATACATTCAAAGAGATCTATTCTAAAAAAGCTATTGTTGGAATTTTTTTAATCGAAGTAATAATTCTTACTCTTACAGGAATAGTTTTGTATATGATTCAAGGAACATATGCTAATGCTATTGAAGTTGGTGAACGAGCTAAAACTGGAGTATCTATTGAAAAAATAGACTCAACTAAAAAATCTACTGATTCATCAGAATTAGCACTTCTCGGTTCAACTGACTCTACAACAAAAGTATTAGATTCAATTGCTAATGTAGATTCAGATTCAAGTAAAATTAGTAGTTCTTTAAAGTTACCTGATACAATTTCAGGTAACCTTAACGAACAATCTTCAAAGTCATTAATTGAAAATATTGTAATTGGGCAAATGAGTGCCTTTGCAGGTTTTATAAATTTAGCTGTACTATTTTTAGGAATTTTTATTTCAGCAGGTATAATCCCTTCATTAATGGAAAAAGGTACAATTGACATTCATCTTTCAAAACCAATTTCAAGAGCAACTTTAATTTTGGGTAGAGCATTTGGTGGTGTAATTGCTGTTGGATCAAATGTATTGTTTTTCACACTTGGTATTTTTGTTTTGTATGGGATTTTCTCAGGAGTTTGGCATTTACCATTTTTATTATGGACAATTTCAATTTCTATGTTTGGATTTTGTATTGTTTATAGCTTTATTTTATTTCTAAATGTTGTTACAGAAAGTTGGATTTTGCCAATGAGCCTTGCCTATATTCATGTTATTATTTTATCAGCTTTTTTGTTTGCACGTGAAGCCACATTGTTTATGATTATTAAAAATCCAATTTTTCAAGGACTAATAAATGGATTGTATTATATATTGCCTCAAACATCCGACATGACAAATCAACTAGCTCAAGCTACATTAACTGGAAGTCTTAGTGAAAATGGTTTTATTATTCAAGGTGTAGTTTTTACAATTGTTATGATTATACTTACTATCTGGCGATTTAATAAAAAAGATTTTTAA
- a CDS encoding bifunctional folylpolyglutamate synthase/dihydrofolate synthase produces MKNLSLENSLLKLYSLERLGIKLGLEPIIKLFDYFNNPQNNFPTIHVAGTNGKGSVSAFIASVLSESGLKVGLYSSPHLNQFNERIRINGIPISDDILLNYSNDMLSVIEDFGCTFFEGTTAIAFKYFSDNKVDVAIIETGLGGRLDATNVITPLISVVTSIGLDHQKFLGDTLYKIAKEKAGIIKYKTPVVLGNIDVKLNYIFEDASIENHSELFLSEKLCSASNVTFMEDCLIADFTFKNIFFDNLQIGLTGYYQLDNVKTALTSLIILQNKFNISEKDFFNGFFNVKNNTGISSRFDSRLFKGKKFLFDVAHNAHGALALVNSLQLLYPNNKFNFIFGSVIDKDHNGIIDIISQLTNKLIVCKAFNYRSVETSYLKSISEKYYIETIESKSVNNAIEIALNLTESNLTIIFGSFYVVAEALEYFK; encoded by the coding sequence TTGAAAAATTTGTCACTTGAAAATTCATTATTAAAATTATATTCTCTTGAAAGGTTAGGTATCAAATTAGGACTTGAACCTATTATTAAATTATTTGATTATTTCAATAATCCTCAGAATAATTTCCCTACAATTCATGTTGCTGGAACAAATGGAAAAGGATCAGTATCAGCTTTCATTGCTTCTGTTCTTTCAGAAAGCGGACTTAAAGTTGGATTGTATTCATCACCACATTTAAACCAATTTAATGAACGTATTAGAATAAATGGGATTCCAATTTCTGATGATATTTTATTGAATTATTCTAATGATATGTTAAGTGTTATAGAAGACTTTGGCTGTACTTTTTTTGAAGGTACAACTGCTATTGCATTCAAGTATTTTTCAGATAATAAAGTTGATGTTGCAATAATTGAAACTGGATTAGGTGGAAGACTTGATGCTACAAATGTAATCACTCCATTAATTTCAGTTGTCACCTCTATTGGCCTTGATCATCAAAAATTTTTAGGAGATACACTTTATAAAATTGCTAAAGAAAAGGCGGGTATTATTAAATATAAAACTCCTGTTGTTTTAGGTAATATTGATGTGAAATTAAATTATATTTTTGAAGATGCTTCTATAGAAAATCATTCTGAATTATTCCTTTCAGAAAAACTTTGCTCAGCCTCAAATGTAACTTTTATGGAAGATTGTTTAATTGCAGATTTTACATTCAAAAACATATTTTTTGATAACCTTCAAATTGGACTAACTGGATATTATCAATTAGATAATGTAAAAACAGCATTAACATCTCTTATAATTTTACAAAATAAATTCAATATTTCTGAAAAGGATTTTTTTAATGGATTTTTTAATGTAAAAAATAATACAGGTATTTCAAGCAGATTTGATTCAAGATTATTTAAAGGAAAAAAATTTTTGTTTGATGTTGCACATAACGCTCATGGTGCTTTAGCTTTGGTTAACTCATTACAATTACTATATCCAAATAATAAATTTAATTTTATTTTTGGATCTGTTATAGATAAAGATCATAATGGGATAATTGATATCATCTCTCAACTTACCAATAAGTTAATTGTTTGTAAAGCTTTTAATTATAGGTCTGTTGAAACATCTTATTTGAAGTCAATTTCAGAAAAATATTATATTGAAACAATTGAATCAAAATCAGTAAACAATGCAATTGAGATTGCATTAAATTTAACTGAAAGTAATTTGACAATTATATTTGGTTCTTTTTATGTTGTCGCAGAAGCTTTAGAATACTTTAAGTAA
- a CDS encoding homocysteine S-methyltransferase family protein, with the protein MKNNLFLNTLSKKILLFDGATGTALQTQNLNASDFGGPELEGCNEYLCISNPDAVRKVHNEYLSAGADIIETNSFGSASIVLSEYNIEDKAYQLSKLSATIAKECTSKYSTPEWPRFVAGSIGPTTKLPSLLHIEFDLMVESFKEQIAGLIDGGVDLLCIETCQDTLQIKAALSAALNYFNENGKQVPIIVSVTIETMGTMLMGTEISAALTIIEPYDIVQVIGMNCATGPKEMEENLRFLCENSPKDVFVMPNAGIPENIGGHAHYHLTPDEMVKWMKKFTGQYGVSVIGGCCGTTSEHIRALRNLLDVTEKAPRDWNYTPSVASIYSSTPLQMDQPPILVGERCNANGSKKFKELLLIEDYDGMAAMAKEQTKDGAHFIDVCVAFVGRDEIRDMTQLMSRLNTQSTLPLVIDSTETIVIEEALKRYAGRAIINSINFEDGKEKAGKVLTLAKRYGAAVIALSIDEDGQAYSLDKKVSIAKRIRDFAVFEFGLREEDLIFDPLTFTLATGDEQYRKTGLDTIEAIKRIKEIMPLSKTILGLSNCSFGLSPATRQVLNSVFLHHAVEAGLDMAIVHASKIVPLFKLDELGADIARKLVFDEREFIEVK; encoded by the coding sequence ATGAAGAATAACCTATTTTTAAATACATTATCAAAAAAGATTTTATTATTTGATGGGGCAACTGGTACAGCCCTTCAGACACAAAATTTAAATGCCTCAGATTTTGGTGGACCTGAATTAGAAGGCTGCAATGAATATTTATGTATTTCTAATCCAGATGCAGTTCGTAAAGTACATAATGAATATTTAAGTGCTGGTGCTGATATTATAGAAACAAATTCATTTGGATCTGCATCTATAGTTTTATCTGAATATAACATAGAAGATAAAGCTTATCAGTTGAGTAAGTTATCTGCAACTATTGCAAAAGAGTGTACTTCAAAATATTCAACTCCTGAGTGGCCTAGATTTGTTGCGGGTTCAATAGGACCAACAACAAAATTACCTTCTTTACTCCATATAGAATTTGATTTAATGGTTGAATCTTTTAAAGAACAAATTGCTGGATTAATAGATGGAGGTGTTGATTTACTTTGTATAGAAACTTGTCAAGATACTCTTCAAATTAAAGCAGCCCTTTCAGCTGCTTTAAACTATTTTAATGAAAATGGCAAACAAGTTCCAATTATAGTTTCTGTTACAATTGAAACAATGGGAACAATGTTAATGGGCACAGAAATATCTGCAGCATTAACAATAATTGAACCTTATGATATAGTTCAAGTTATAGGTATGAACTGCGCTACTGGTCCGAAAGAAATGGAAGAAAATTTAAGATTTCTATGTGAAAATTCACCCAAAGATGTTTTCGTAATGCCTAATGCTGGCATCCCAGAAAATATTGGTGGACATGCGCATTATCATCTTACCCCTGATGAAATGGTTAAATGGATGAAAAAATTTACAGGACAGTATGGTGTTTCAGTAATTGGGGGGTGTTGTGGAACTACTTCTGAACATATTAGAGCACTAAGGAATTTATTGGATGTGACTGAAAAAGCTCCACGTGATTGGAATTATACACCTTCAGTTGCCTCTATTTATTCTTCTACACCATTGCAAATGGATCAACCACCAATTTTGGTAGGTGAAAGATGTAATGCCAATGGGTCTAAAAAATTCAAAGAACTTTTGCTAATAGAAGATTATGATGGAATGGCTGCTATGGCAAAAGAACAAACAAAGGATGGAGCTCATTTTATAGATGTTTGTGTTGCGTTTGTTGGTCGAGATGAAATTAGAGATATGACTCAACTTATGTCTCGATTAAATACTCAATCAACTCTACCATTAGTTATTGATTCTACTGAAACAATTGTTATTGAAGAAGCATTAAAAAGATACGCTGGTAGAGCAATTATTAATTCAATCAATTTTGAAGATGGTAAAGAAAAAGCTGGTAAGGTATTAACTTTAGCCAAAAGATATGGGGCTGCTGTAATAGCACTTTCTATTGATGAAGATGGACAAGCTTATTCTTTAGATAAAAAAGTTTCTATTGCAAAAAGAATTAGAGATTTTGCTGTTTTTGAATTTGGTTTACGTGAAGAAGATTTAATCTTTGATCCATTGACTTTTACTTTGGCAACTGGTGATGAACAATATAGAAAAACTGGTTTAGATACAATTGAAGCTATAAAAAGAATCAAGGAAATTATGCCATTATCTAAAACTATTTTAGGTCTTAGTAACTGTTCTTTTGGTCTTTCACCAGCCACCAGACAAGTATTAAATTCAGTATTTCTTCATCATGCTGTTGAAGCTGGATTAGATATGGCTATTGTTCATGCTTCTAAAATAGTTCCACTTTTCAAATTAGATGAACTAGGTGCTGATATTGCAAGAAAATTAGTTTTTGATGAAAGAGAATTTATTGAAGTTAAATAA